In a single window of the Streptococcus ilei genome:
- a CDS encoding DUF6574 domain-containing protein — protein MIKQDWLDYFEAVNGRSATEAEIAQALAAGEFQEEQAAQEASQFVGAPVAPDQASAGFVAAPVAPEEVASQFATAPEAPAPEAASQFAAAPEAPVQEAPQFTAAPEAPAQETPQFAAAPEVPVQEAPQFAAAPEAPVQEAPQFAATPEAPVQEAPQFATAPEAPVQEAPQYTAAPEGPAFGAQPNSFQQAPQQQPQPGFGQPAPGQAPGQGFQQAPYPGQPQPGQAYYAQPAQPNAFGQAMKGFWSWFVSALVRPTVETQPRVLNGILHYVLTAFILSLSLFFVASAFPYAEVGFTAYLLIVIVTFFTIYVTQLTGFLVRNLVLQDKEYTYKRSFDEFTRLSIYALPASLIVLIFSLVKYFEGFIFLRSLIFFLYFLGLLYTVYQGLNRTKFKADKFLLLLASSAVILVIFTIVGIIDRRILEQVSIYIASFF, from the coding sequence ATGATCAAACAGGATTGGCTTGATTACTTTGAAGCTGTGAACGGTCGTTCAGCAACTGAAGCAGAGATCGCACAAGCATTGGCTGCAGGTGAGTTCCAAGAAGAACAGGCAGCTCAAGAAGCTTCACAATTTGTAGGTGCTCCAGTAGCTCCAGACCAAGCAAGCGCTGGCTTCGTCGCTGCTCCAGTAGCACCAGAAGAAGTGGCTTCACAATTTGCTACTGCTCCAGAAGCACCAGCTCCAGAAGCAGCTTCACAATTCGCGGCTGCTCCAGAAGCACCAGTACAAGAAGCGCCACAATTCACAGCTGCTCCAGAAGCGCCAGCACAAGAAACGCCACAATTTGCTGCTGCGCCAGAGGTACCAGTACAAGAAGCACCTCAATTTGCTGCTGCGCCAGAAGCGCCAGTCCAAGAAGCGCCACAATTTGCTGCTACTCCAGAAGCACCAGTACAAGAAGCACCACAGTTCGCTACTGCTCCAGAAGCACCAGTACAAGAAGCGCCACAATACACTGCTGCGCCAGAAGGACCAGCATTTGGTGCTCAACCAAATAGCTTCCAGCAAGCACCTCAACAACAGCCGCAACCAGGATTTGGTCAACCGGCTCCGGGTCAAGCTCCAGGTCAAGGCTTCCAGCAAGCACCTTATCCAGGACAACCTCAACCAGGTCAAGCTTATTATGCACAACCTGCCCAACCAAATGCCTTTGGACAAGCAATGAAAGGATTCTGGTCATGGTTCGTTTCTGCTTTGGTTCGTCCAACAGTAGAAACTCAACCAAGAGTATTGAATGGTATCCTTCATTATGTCTTGACTGCATTTATCCTTAGCCTCTCACTTTTCTTCGTGGCGAGTGCCTTCCCTTACGCTGAAGTTGGATTTACAGCTTACCTATTGATTGTCATTGTAACTTTCTTTACAATTTATGTTACGCAATTAACTGGTTTCTTGGTTCGTAACCTTGTCTTGCAAGATAAAGAATACACCTACAAACGTTCATTCGATGAGTTTACTCGCTTGTCTATCTATGCCTTGCCAGCATCCCTCATTGTCTTGATTTTTTCTCTAGTCAAGTACTTTGAAGGATTTATCTTCCTTCGATCGTTAATCTTCTTTCTCTATTTCTTAGGCTTGCTCTATACTGTTTACCAAGGTTTGAACAGAACAAAATTCAAGGCTGACAAATTCTTGTTGCTCCTTGCTTCTTCAGCAGTCATTCTAGTCATCTTCACAATTGTTGGCATCATTGACAGACGTATTTTAGAACAAGTATCTATCTATATCGCTTCCTTCTTCTAA
- a CDS encoding TcaA NTF2-like domain-containing protein: MASILSTDKDKWTKEEAQGLLDYMTSQKIDVIYELDHIAQSSKTGSIKDKNQNLLIGIEKADKKFGIFQEYRIATYPLEVTAVTNLDDAKLKTSEKESTVLKKNQTTKLGEVHFAPRDMQLDGKTEVGKISSEVKLDPAQASKNKLNLTFNSEKRLLEIEFPEEVSNPTDIKVAVNGKEVGTSTLFEVDVVAHQEIEVHAVFSVNGESYTTEKAKVTIGETPDDDEVITLKLSKDVAKRLKDAETARKAKEEEAKKAEEKKTSVTSFLQDYRTEVFSSVSSRSNTYSKYYDTSSDAYKEMVEWTTGGGVKKAEIDYYTPGVFNVLSITEENGMVIVKTHEEYTVHYVTSRKDSQSSKDKTYTLKPVGDTYVITAIAVTAGN; this comes from the coding sequence GTGGCGAGCATTCTTTCTACTGACAAGGATAAGTGGACCAAGGAAGAAGCTCAAGGCTTGCTAGACTATATGACCTCTCAGAAGATCGATGTCATCTACGAATTAGATCATATCGCTCAGTCTTCAAAAACAGGTAGCATCAAGGACAAAAATCAGAATCTACTGATCGGAATTGAGAAGGCGGATAAGAAATTCGGTATCTTCCAAGAATACCGCATCGCGACCTATCCACTTGAAGTCACAGCGGTTACGAATCTGGATGATGCCAAGCTTAAGACCAGCGAAAAAGAGTCGACAGTGCTCAAAAAGAACCAAACGACCAAACTTGGAGAGGTTCACTTTGCGCCACGAGACATGCAACTAGATGGTAAGACAGAAGTTGGAAAAATCTCTAGTGAGGTCAAACTAGACCCAGCTCAGGCTTCTAAGAATAAGCTGAACTTGACCTTCAATTCTGAAAAACGTCTTCTCGAAATTGAATTCCCAGAGGAAGTAAGCAATCCAACTGATATCAAGGTAGCAGTGAATGGTAAGGAAGTCGGCACAAGTACCTTATTTGAAGTCGATGTCGTAGCCCATCAAGAAATCGAAGTTCATGCAGTCTTTAGTGTCAATGGTGAGAGCTATACAACTGAAAAAGCTAAAGTCACGATCGGTGAAACTCCTGATGACGATGAAGTCATCACTTTGAAACTTTCTAAGGATGTGGCCAAACGATTGAAAGATGCAGAAACAGCTCGTAAAGCCAAGGAAGAAGAAGCCAAGAAGGCTGAAGAGAAGAAAACCTCTGTAACCTCCTTCCTCCAAGACTATCGCACAGAAGTCTTCTCATCTGTCTCAAGTAGATCCAACACCTACTCCAAGTACTATGACACTTCAAGTGACGCCTACAAGGAAATGGTGGAGTGGACAACAGGTGGTGGAGTCAAGAAGGCTGAAATCGACTACTATACACCAGGTGTTTTTAACGTCCTTAGCATTACCGAAGAGAACGGAATGGTGATCGTGAAAACCCACGAAGAATATACTGTACATTATGTGACCAGCCGAAAAGATAGCCAGAGTAGCAAAGACAAGACCTACACTCTAAAACCAGTAGGGGATACTTATGTGATTACGGCTATTGCGGTCACAGCTGGTAATTAG
- the ldcB gene encoding LD-carboxypeptidase LdcB/DacB — protein MKLSMTKWTLAGLVLLSLGACGQQKESKSSTQKEPASSKQVAQSSAGKETSASEATSSNDSDKSRKKAGEVTVDQGVSFNGSYYSVQGKSGDIVIANKHYPLAADYNPGEDPTAVAALHELIAAMQAEGYAISDQYSGFRSYETQVDLYQSYVNQDGAAAADRYSARPGYSEHQTGLAFDLIDTSGNLVQESGASKWLLKNAAKYGFIVRYQEGKEASTGYMPESWHLRYIGEDAKDVAASGKSLEEYFNFTGGDYE, from the coding sequence ATGAAATTAAGCATGACAAAATGGACGCTTGCTGGCCTTGTTCTTTTGAGCCTAGGCGCTTGTGGCCAACAGAAGGAATCAAAGAGCTCAACGCAAAAAGAGCCTGCTTCCAGTAAGCAAGTCGCACAGTCATCAGCCGGAAAAGAAACCAGTGCTTCTGAAGCAACATCGTCTAACGATAGCGATAAGTCAAGGAAGAAGGCAGGCGAAGTCACCGTGGACCAAGGTGTTTCCTTCAATGGTTCTTATTATAGTGTCCAAGGAAAATCTGGAGATATCGTCATCGCCAACAAGCACTACCCCTTAGCTGCAGACTACAATCCAGGTGAGGATCCGACAGCTGTTGCGGCCTTGCATGAGTTGATTGCGGCTATGCAGGCAGAAGGCTATGCTATCAGTGATCAGTACAGTGGTTTCCGCAGTTATGAGACCCAGGTTGATCTCTACCAAAGCTATGTCAATCAAGATGGGGCAGCAGCGGCAGATCGCTACTCAGCTCGTCCTGGCTATAGTGAGCACCAGACAGGTCTAGCATTTGACCTCATCGATACCAGTGGCAATCTCGTTCAAGAATCAGGCGCAAGCAAATGGTTGCTTAAGAACGCTGCCAAGTATGGCTTTATCGTCCGCTATCAAGAAGGGAAAGAAGCGAGCACAGGCTACATGCCTGAAAGCTGGCACCTTCGCTATATCGGAGAAGATGCAAAAGATGTCGCAGCCTCAGGTAAAAGCTTAGAAGAATACTTCAACTTTACCGGTGGCGACTACGAATAA
- a CDS encoding type B 50S ribosomal protein L31 yields MKKDIHPEYRPVVFMDTTTGYKFLSGSTKYSNETVEFEGETYPLIRVEISSDSHPFYTGRQKFTQADGRVDRFNKKYGLK; encoded by the coding sequence ATGAAAAAAGATATCCATCCAGAATATCGCCCTGTTGTCTTCATGGACACTACTACTGGTTATAAGTTCCTTAGTGGTTCAACTAAGTACTCTAACGAGACTGTTGAATTCGAAGGTGAAACTTACCCATTGATCCGTGTTGAAATTTCATCAGACTCACACCCATTCTACACTGGACGTCAAAAGTTCACTCAAGCAGATGGACGTGTGGATCGTTTCAACAAAAAATACGGTCTCAAATAA
- a CDS encoding DHH family phosphoesterase translates to MQITQDILEKINQYDTIILHRHMNPDPDAIGSQVGLKEIIQTNFPDKRVLATGFNEPTLAWMASMDTVTDEDYAGALVIVCDTANTPRIDDKRYTSGDFLVKIDHHPNDDAYGDLLWVDTDSSSTSELITLLALEQKLEITPEAARLLYAGIVGDTGRFLYPSTTSRTFEMVAHLRSFNFDFAGLSRQMDSMSSKIAKLQGYVYDHLEIDENGASRVTLTQELLKHYQITDAETAAIVSAPGRIEDVSVWAIFVEQADGHYRVRMRSKALVINEIAKRHDGGGHPLASGANSYSLEENEQIYRELQEVAKTK, encoded by the coding sequence ATGCAGATTACACAGGACATTTTAGAGAAAATCAACCAATACGATACCATTATCCTTCACCGTCATATGAATCCCGATCCGGATGCGATCGGAAGCCAGGTCGGCTTGAAAGAAATCATCCAGACCAACTTCCCAGACAAAAGAGTCCTAGCTACTGGCTTTAATGAGCCGACTCTTGCTTGGATGGCTAGCATGGATACTGTCACAGATGAGGACTATGCAGGTGCCCTGGTCATTGTCTGCGATACTGCAAACACCCCTCGCATCGATGACAAACGCTACACGAGTGGCGATTTTCTAGTCAAGATTGACCACCATCCAAACGATGATGCTTACGGAGATCTCCTCTGGGTAGACACTGACTCGAGCTCTACGAGCGAGCTCATCACCCTCTTGGCTCTTGAACAAAAGCTTGAAATCACTCCAGAAGCGGCCCGTCTCCTCTATGCCGGTATTGTCGGAGATACTGGACGCTTCCTCTACCCTTCGACGACAAGCCGGACTTTCGAGATGGTTGCCCACCTTCGTAGCTTTAACTTTGACTTTGCAGGTCTTTCTCGCCAGATGGATAGCATGAGCTCTAAGATTGCCAAGCTTCAAGGTTATGTCTATGACCATCTCGAAATCGATGAAAATGGAGCAAGTCGCGTGACCCTTACCCAAGAGCTTCTCAAACACTACCAAATCACAGATGCCGAGACTGCTGCGATCGTCTCAGCACCTGGTCGAATCGAAGACGTCAGTGTTTGGGCTATTTTTGTCGAGCAAGCCGATGGCCACTACCGCGTCCGTATGAGAAGTAAAGCCCTGGTGATCAATGAGATTGCCAAACGCCACGATGGTGGAGGCCACCCACTCGCCAGTGGTGCCAATTCATATTCCTTAGAAGAAAACGAGCAAATCTATCGGGAACTACAGGAAGTTGCCAAGACAAAATAG
- a CDS encoding flavodoxin, which produces MTLAKIVFASMTGNTEEIADIVADKFRDLGVEVEVDECTTVDAEDFLEADIAVVATYTYGDGELPDEIVDFYEDLAGLDLNGKIYGVVGSGDTFYDEFCKAVDDFDRVFAATGAVKGSECVKVDLSAEDEDIEKLEAFAEEVVAKVG; this is translated from the coding sequence ATGACATTAGCAAAGATTGTTTTTGCAAGTATGACAGGAAATACAGAAGAGATTGCTGATATCGTAGCCGATAAGTTTCGTGATCTTGGTGTCGAAGTAGAAGTCGACGAATGTACAACAGTAGACGCAGAGGACTTTCTTGAAGCTGACATTGCAGTCGTAGCGACCTATACCTACGGTGATGGTGAGCTTCCTGACGAAATCGTAGACTTTTATGAAGACTTAGCTGGTCTTGACTTGAATGGTAAGATTTACGGTGTTGTTGGTTCAGGTGATACCTTCTACGATGAGTTCTGTAAAGCAGTCGATGACTTTGATCGTGTCTTTGCAGCAACTGGTGCGGTTAAAGGTTCTGAGTGCGTCAAGGTAGACTTGTCAGCTGAAGATGAAGATATTGAAAAATTAGAAGCTTTTGCAGAAGAAGTCGTAGCAAAAGTAGGCTAA
- a CDS encoding chorismate mutase, translating into MELEKIRQEIDSIDKELVHLLERRMHCVEDIIRYKETHQNPILDRAREDEVLANVAGLVQDKRYEETILATYRDLMKRSRGYQADQLDGDEGA; encoded by the coding sequence ATGGAATTAGAGAAGATTCGCCAAGAGATTGATAGTATTGATAAAGAATTGGTCCATTTATTGGAACGCCGGATGCACTGTGTAGAAGATATCATTCGGTACAAAGAAACGCATCAAAATCCTATCTTGGATCGGGCCAGAGAAGATGAGGTCTTAGCCAATGTCGCTGGCTTGGTGCAGGACAAGCGCTATGAAGAGACCATCCTTGCGACTTATCGGGACTTAATGAAGCGCTCCAGAGGCTACCAGGCCGATCAATTAGATGGGGACGAGGGTGCTTGA
- a CDS encoding chloride channel protein, whose amino-acid sequence MTISKRTLVYTLDAIIIGGIVGVIDTLFGRVLIGIGEVRTDYLLYLLPFLPLAGILITYLNRTYGGKSQKGMELLFEVGEGREKAIPKRLIPLTILSTWLTHLFGGSAGREGVAVQLGGTVAHALRRDWLGPHASRIYLVTGMAAGFGGLFQTPLAAIFFAMEVLVVGRLEWRALYPAAIAAFVASWTSHTLGLEKFTQIISAKLSLSPQVFLQLLLLGVIFGLTGKLFAYLLGTFKQSFTRAFSNPYVRIGVVGLGLSILLYLIGAGRYTGLGTNLISQSFEGADGKGLITGADWILKLLFTVSTIAAGYKGGEVTPLFSIGASLGVWLAPFFGLPVYLVAALGYAAVFAGATSTTIGPILIGCEVFGFQHWPAFLLVCLVATRLFPALSIYGGQKVAKKLQ is encoded by the coding sequence ATGACGATAAGTAAAAGAACCTTAGTATATACCCTAGACGCCATTATAATCGGGGGGATCGTCGGGGTAATTGATACTCTCTTCGGGCGTGTCTTGATTGGGATTGGAGAAGTTCGTACGGATTACCTTCTCTATCTCTTACCCTTTCTGCCTCTAGCCGGTATCTTGATCACCTATCTCAATCGCACCTATGGAGGTAAGAGTCAAAAAGGGATGGAGCTCCTCTTTGAAGTAGGAGAGGGAAGGGAGAAAGCCATTCCCAAGCGCTTGATTCCCTTGACCATCCTTTCTACCTGGTTGACCCATCTCTTTGGTGGATCTGCTGGTCGAGAAGGAGTAGCGGTCCAGCTTGGGGGAACAGTGGCCCATGCTCTTCGAAGAGACTGGCTTGGCCCTCACGCTTCACGGATTTATTTGGTCACTGGGATGGCTGCCGGCTTCGGGGGACTCTTTCAGACGCCTCTAGCTGCCATCTTCTTTGCTATGGAGGTCCTAGTGGTTGGGAGACTGGAGTGGCGGGCTCTTTATCCTGCGGCCATTGCAGCCTTTGTTGCTAGTTGGACCTCTCATACCTTGGGGCTAGAGAAGTTTACCCAGATTATTTCTGCCAAGCTCTCCCTATCCCCACAAGTCTTCTTGCAGTTGCTTCTCTTGGGGGTCATCTTTGGTCTGACTGGCAAGCTCTTTGCCTATCTCCTTGGCACGTTTAAACAAAGTTTTACCAGGGCCTTTTCCAATCCCTATGTGCGGATTGGAGTGGTCGGTCTTGGTCTGAGTATTCTCTTGTATCTGATTGGAGCAGGTCGCTACACGGGACTGGGGACCAATCTGATTTCCCAAAGTTTTGAAGGAGCTGATGGGAAGGGCTTGATCACTGGGGCAGACTGGATCCTCAAGCTCCTCTTCACGGTGTCGACCATTGCGGCAGGCTATAAGGGAGGAGAAGTGACTCCACTCTTTTCTATCGGGGCCAGTCTGGGTGTTTGGCTAGCTCCTTTCTTTGGACTTCCGGTTTATCTGGTAGCTGCCTTGGGCTATGCGGCAGTCTTTGCCGGAGCAACCTCGACCACGATTGGACCAATCTTGATCGGGTGTGAGGTCTTTGGTTTCCAACATTGGCCAGCCTTTCTCTTGGTCTGTCTGGTCGCAACTCGCCTCTTTCCAGCCCTGTCTATCTATGGTGGACAAAAAGTTGCGAAAAAGTTGCAATAA
- the rplS gene encoding 50S ribosomal protein L19, whose protein sequence is MNPLIQSLTEGQLRTDIPAFRPGDTVRVHAKVVEGTRERIQIFEGVVIARKGQGHTEMYTVRKISNGVGVERTFPVHTPRVEKIEVVRYGKVRRAKLYYLRALQGKAARIKEIRR, encoded by the coding sequence ATGAATCCATTAATTCAAAGCTTGACTGAAGGTCAACTTCGTACTGATATCCCTGCATTCCGTCCTGGTGACACTGTTCGTGTACACGCGAAAGTTGTCGAAGGAACTCGTGAACGTATCCAGATCTTTGAAGGCGTTGTTATCGCTCGTAAAGGTCAAGGACACACTGAAATGTACACTGTTCGTAAAATCTCTAACGGTGTCGGTGTTGAACGTACATTCCCAGTACACACTCCACGTGTAGAAAAGATTGAAGTTGTACGTTACGGTAAAGTACGTCGTGCGAAATTGTACTACCTTCGTGCATTGCAAGGTAAAGCAGCTCGTATTAAAGAAATCCGTCGTTAA
- the cas9 gene encoding type II CRISPR RNA-guided endonuclease Cas9 (Cas9, originally named Csn1, is the large, multifunctional signature protein of type II CRISPR/Cas systems. It is well known even to general audiences because its RNA-guided endonuclease activity has made it a popular tool for custom editing of eukaryotic genomes.): MNGLVLGLDIGIASVGVGILEKDSGKIIHANSRIFPAATADNNVERRTSRQARRLNRRKKHRSVRLHDLFEEYGLLTDFSKVSINLNPYQIRVQGLDKRLTNEELFIALKNIVKRRGISYLDDASEDGGAVSSDYGKAVEENRKLLAQQTPGQIQLDRFEKYGQVRGDFTVVENGEKRRLINVFSTSAYRKEAERILRKQQEFNNKITEGFIEDYLTILTGKRKYYHGPGNEKSRTDYGRYTTKKDSQGEYITLDNIFGILIGKCTFYPDEYRASKASYTAQEFNLLNDLNNLTVPTETKKLSVEQKKTIVEYAKTAKTLGASTLLKYIAKLIGVSVDQIHGYRIDPNEKPEMHTFEVYRKMQSLETIRVEELPRKVIDELAHILTLNTEREGIEEAINAKLKDIFSQDQVLELVQFRKNNSSLFSKGWHNFSLKLMMELIPELYETSEEQMTILTRLGKQKSKETSKRTKYIDEKELTEEIYNPVVAKSVRQAIKIINEATKRYGIFDNIVIEMARENNEEDAKKEYIKRQKANLDEKNAAMEKAAFQYNGKKELPDNVFHGHKELATKIRLWHQQGEKCLYTGKNIPISDLIQNRYKYEIDHILPLSLSFDDSLSNKVLVLATANQEKGQRTPFQALDSMDYAWSYREFKSYVKDSKLLSNKKKDYLLTEEDISKIEVKQKFIERNLVDTRYSSRVVLNALQDFYKEHQFDTTISVVRGQFTSQLRRKWGIEKSRETYHHHAVDALIIAASSQLRLWKKHNNPLISYKEEQFVDSETGEIISMSDDEYKELVFKAPYDHFVDTLKSKKFEDSILFSYQVDSKYNRKISDATIYATRKAKLDKDKSEETYVLGKIKDIYSQAGYDTFIKIYNKDKSRFLMYHKDPQTFEKVIEEILRTYPSKELNEKNKEVPCNPFEKYRQENGPIRKYSRKGNGPEIKSLKYYDNKLGNHIDITPNESMNQVVLQSLKPWRTDVFFNHQTEKYELMGLKYSDLNFEKGSGKYSISLEKYNSIKMNEGVSEESEFKFTLYKNDLILIKDALTKEAQIFRYGSRNDTSKHYVELKPYDMSKFEGDERLIKVLGTVAKGGRCIKGLNKKDISIFKVKTDVLGNKHFIKKEGEEPKLKF, from the coding sequence ATGAATGGTTTAGTTTTAGGATTGGATATTGGTATTGCTTCAGTTGGAGTAGGTATTTTAGAGAAAGATAGTGGAAAGATAATCCATGCGAATTCTCGGATTTTCCCAGCTGCAACAGCTGACAATAATGTTGAGAGAAGGACTAGTAGGCAGGCTAGACGCTTAAATCGCCGGAAAAAACATCGTAGTGTTCGCCTTCATGATCTATTTGAAGAATATGGTTTATTAACTGATTTTTCTAAGGTTTCAATTAACTTAAATCCTTATCAAATTCGTGTGCAAGGATTGGATAAACGATTAACTAACGAAGAGTTGTTTATAGCCTTAAAGAATATTGTTAAGAGACGTGGTATTAGCTACTTAGATGATGCTTCTGAGGATGGTGGTGCAGTATCATCTGATTACGGTAAGGCAGTTGAAGAGAATAGAAAATTGCTTGCTCAACAAACTCCTGGTCAAATCCAACTAGATCGTTTCGAAAAATATGGTCAGGTTAGAGGAGATTTCACTGTTGTGGAAAATGGTGAAAAACGCAGATTAATTAATGTTTTTTCAACATCTGCTTATAGAAAAGAAGCCGAAAGAATTCTTAGAAAACAGCAGGAATTCAATAATAAGATTACAGAAGGGTTTATAGAAGATTATTTAACAATCCTTACTGGTAAAAGAAAATACTACCATGGGCCTGGAAATGAAAAATCACGGACTGATTATGGAAGGTATACTACTAAAAAAGATTCTCAAGGTGAGTACATAACCCTAGATAATATTTTTGGTATTTTAATTGGTAAATGTACATTTTATCCTGATGAGTATAGAGCTTCAAAAGCTTCCTATACTGCCCAAGAGTTCAACTTACTAAATGATTTGAATAATTTAACTGTTCCAACAGAAACTAAGAAACTGAGTGTGGAACAAAAGAAGACAATTGTCGAGTATGCGAAGACAGCTAAAACATTAGGAGCTTCAACTCTATTGAAGTACATTGCTAAATTGATTGGTGTGTCAGTTGATCAGATACATGGATACCGCATTGATCCTAATGAAAAACCTGAGATGCACACCTTTGAAGTCTATCGGAAAATGCAATCTTTAGAAACAATCAGGGTGGAAGAGTTACCGAGAAAGGTCATAGATGAGCTTGCTCATATTCTAACCTTAAATACTGAGCGAGAAGGTATAGAAGAAGCGATTAACGCTAAGCTAAAAGATATATTTAGTCAAGATCAAGTACTTGAATTGGTTCAGTTTAGAAAAAATAATAGCAGTTTATTTAGTAAGGGATGGCATAATTTTTCTCTAAAACTCATGATGGAGTTGATTCCAGAATTGTATGAGACTTCAGAAGAACAAATGACAATTCTTACTCGATTAGGCAAACAAAAATCTAAAGAGACATCAAAACGAACCAAGTACATCGATGAAAAAGAATTAACAGAAGAAATCTATAATCCTGTCGTGGCAAAATCTGTCAGACAAGCTATAAAGATTATCAATGAAGCAACAAAAAGATATGGGATCTTTGATAATATCGTTATTGAAATGGCACGTGAAAATAATGAGGAAGATGCAAAGAAAGAGTATATCAAGCGTCAAAAAGCAAATCTAGACGAGAAAAATGCTGCTATGGAAAAAGCGGCTTTCCAATACAATGGGAAAAAAGAATTACCGGATAACGTTTTTCATGGACATAAAGAATTAGCAACTAAGATTCGTTTGTGGCATCAACAGGGTGAAAAGTGTCTTTACACTGGAAAGAATATTCCAATTTCAGATTTGATTCAAAATCGGTACAAGTATGAAATTGATCATATTTTACCTTTATCTCTTTCTTTTGATGATAGTTTATCTAATAAAGTCTTGGTACTAGCTACAGCAAACCAAGAAAAGGGACAACGGACACCGTTTCAGGCTTTAGATAGCATGGATTACGCATGGTCATACAGAGAGTTCAAATCATATGTAAAAGATTCAAAATTACTGAGCAATAAGAAGAAAGATTATCTTTTAACGGAAGAAGATATTAGTAAAATTGAGGTGAAACAGAAGTTTATCGAACGAAATTTAGTAGATACTCGTTATTCTTCTCGAGTTGTTTTAAATGCTCTACAAGATTTTTATAAGGAGCATCAATTCGATACAACTATTTCAGTGGTTCGTGGACAGTTTACTTCTCAGCTTAGAAGAAAATGGGGGATTGAAAAATCTCGTGAAACCTATCACCATCATGCTGTAGATGCTTTGATCATTGCTGCATCTAGTCAATTAAGACTATGGAAAAAACATAATAATCCTCTGATCTCTTATAAAGAAGAGCAATTCGTGGATTCAGAAACCGGTGAAATTATTTCAATGAGTGACGATGAATACAAAGAGTTAGTATTCAAAGCACCATATGATCATTTTGTTGATACATTGAAGTCCAAGAAATTTGAAGATAGCATTCTATTTTCTTATCAAGTAGATTCAAAATATAACCGAAAGATTTCTGATGCAACAATTTACGCAACAAGAAAAGCGAAATTAGATAAGGATAAATCGGAAGAAACTTATGTTCTAGGTAAGATTAAAGATATTTATAGTCAAGCGGGATATGATACATTCATTAAAATTTATAATAAAGATAAAAGTAGATTCTTAATGTATCACAAAGATCCGCAAACATTTGAAAAGGTAATCGAAGAGATTTTAAGAACCTATCCTTCTAAAGAATTGAACGAAAAGAATAAAGAAGTTCCTTGTAACCCTTTTGAGAAATATAGACAAGAAAATGGACCAATCAGAAAATATAGCAGAAAAGGTAATGGTCCAGAAATTAAAAGCCTGAAATATTACGATAATAAGTTAGGTAATCACATTGATATAACACCTAATGAAAGTATGAATCAAGTTGTACTTCAATCACTTAAACCTTGGAGAACAGATGTCTTTTTCAACCATCAAACTGAAAAATATGAATTAATGGGATTGAAATACTCTGATTTAAATTTTGAAAAAGGTAGTGGGAAATATAGTATTTCTTTAGAAAAGTATAATTCTATAAAGATGAATGAGGGTGTTAGTGAGGAGTCTGAATTTAAATTTACACTTTATAAAAATGATTTGATATTAATAAAAGATGCGTTGACTAAAGAAGCACAAATATTCCGATACGGTTCCAGAAATGATACTTCGAAACATTATGTTGAGTTAAAGCCTTATGATATGTCAAAATTTGAGGGCGATGAAAGACTGATTAAAGTTCTTGGAACGGTTGCCAAGGGTGGACGCTGTATTAAAGGGCTAAATAAAAAAGATATTTCCATCTTCAAAGTTAAAACAGATGTCTTAGGCAATAAACATTTCATCAAAAAAGAGGGTGAAGAACCAAAACTCAAATTTTAA